Proteins encoded in a region of the Leifsonia sp. PS1209 genome:
- a CDS encoding type IV pilus twitching motility protein PilT, giving the protein MASDASNDTSWGGFPPPEQKPVYEIPVTPPGSTAGGWAPGDGTPLLPPPVLAPPVAVPPTAAIPTVPFPAVDDAYPVQRLVPSGRRAADPLPEPVLSVALHPHEPEPIDETLTTVEREALERADAELVAALHEVVYQGASDLHVTVGTAPMVRVDGSLRPAGSVTPWNHDRTRAALTSLLTDRQREVFDRELELDFAFTISANSRFRVNVYQQRGSVGAAFRLIPTEIKQLHELGVPDAVGSFSQLPRGLVLVTGPTGSGKSTTLAALIDLVNTTRADHIVTVEDPIEFMHTHKKSIVNQREVGHDTHSFGAALKHVLRQDPDVILIGELRDLETISVALTAAETGHLVFATLHTQDAPQTIDRVIDVFPPHQQDQVRAQLAATLQGVVCQTLVKRANGRGRVVATEILMMTPAVANLIREGKTYQIASMMQAGRDSGMRTMDQHLADLVNSGQITRKAAMDKAHDVEGITRLIQRAESPTDSSAMAIASSGPDFGDTYSGTVR; this is encoded by the coding sequence ATGGCATCGGATGCGAGCAACGACACGAGTTGGGGCGGCTTTCCCCCGCCGGAGCAGAAGCCGGTGTACGAGATCCCGGTGACCCCACCGGGCTCGACGGCCGGAGGCTGGGCGCCGGGGGATGGCACGCCGCTGCTGCCGCCGCCCGTGCTCGCCCCGCCGGTCGCCGTGCCGCCCACGGCCGCGATTCCCACCGTCCCGTTCCCCGCGGTCGACGACGCGTATCCGGTGCAGCGGCTCGTCCCGTCCGGGCGTCGCGCCGCCGACCCGCTCCCCGAGCCCGTGCTTTCCGTCGCCCTGCACCCGCACGAGCCGGAGCCCATCGACGAGACGCTCACCACCGTGGAGCGCGAAGCGCTCGAACGCGCGGACGCCGAGCTGGTTGCGGCGCTGCACGAGGTGGTCTACCAGGGCGCGTCCGACCTGCACGTCACCGTCGGGACGGCGCCGATGGTGCGCGTCGACGGCAGCCTGCGGCCGGCGGGCTCCGTGACCCCGTGGAACCACGACCGCACCAGGGCGGCGCTCACCAGTCTCCTCACCGACCGGCAGCGCGAGGTCTTCGACCGGGAGCTCGAACTCGACTTCGCGTTCACCATCTCCGCCAACTCCCGTTTCCGCGTCAACGTCTACCAGCAGCGCGGCTCCGTCGGGGCCGCGTTCCGACTCATCCCGACCGAGATCAAGCAGCTGCACGAGCTCGGCGTCCCGGATGCCGTCGGCTCGTTCTCGCAGCTGCCGCGCGGTCTCGTGCTGGTCACCGGCCCGACGGGCTCCGGCAAGTCGACCACCCTCGCCGCCCTCATCGACCTGGTCAACACCACGCGCGCAGACCACATCGTGACGGTCGAGGACCCGATCGAGTTCATGCACACCCACAAGAAGTCGATCGTCAACCAGCGCGAGGTCGGGCACGACACCCACAGCTTCGGTGCGGCCCTCAAGCACGTCCTGCGCCAGGACCCCGACGTCATCCTGATCGGCGAGCTCCGCGACCTGGAGACCATCTCCGTCGCACTCACCGCCGCCGAGACCGGCCACCTGGTCTTCGCCACCCTGCACACCCAGGATGCGCCGCAGACCATCGACCGCGTCATCGACGTGTTCCCTCCGCACCAGCAGGACCAGGTGCGCGCCCAGCTCGCCGCCACCCTGCAGGGCGTGGTCTGCCAGACCCTGGTGAAGCGGGCGAACGGCCGCGGCCGCGTGGTGGCCACCGAGATCCTGATGATGACCCCCGCCGTCGCCAACCTCATCCGCGAGGGCAAGACCTACCAGATCGCCTCGATGATGCAGGCGGGCCGCGACTCCGGGATGCGCACGATGGACCAGCACCTCGCCGACCTCGTCAACTCCGGCCAGATCACCCGCAAGGCGGCCATGGACAAGGCCCACGACGTGGAAGGCATCACCAGACTCATCCAGCGCGCGGAGTCTCCGACAGACTCCTCGGCGATGGCCATCGCATCCAGCGGGCCGGACTTCGGCGACACATACTCAGGAACCGTGAGGTAG
- a CDS encoding ATPase, T2SS/T4P/T4SS family yields MASMTEILILHGHLPIEYLDTVTSEPTADEAAVRDLLARGAISATQLARARAAQSGLPFVELGDYPVDRTAVSLVTGAICRRHSVLPIGTADGTVILAMADPGNVFAIDDVRAAARMNVAPAVAELGDLLTAIDRYIRADDELSDLTTTLEEESATPDDSSLTIAESSDDDAPIVRFVNLLVSQAIQDHASDIHIEPAEHDVRVRYRIDGVLHAMQSAPKSIQNGVISRLKIMSDIDIAERRKPQDGRMSVVHGGRQIDLRVATLPTVWGEKVVMRILDNTNTGMTLRDLNLLERNFETYRASYSKPYGMILVTGPTGSGKSTTLYTTLNAVARPEINVITVEDPVEYRMAGINQVQVNPKAGLTFASALRSILRSDPDVVLLGEIRDHETAQIAIEASLTGHLVLSTLHTNDAPSAVTRLTEMDIEPFLVGSALDCVVAQRLARRLCDRCKQPAVYSVDDLQRLRFPVSADQQPPQVFVPVGCPTCSNTGYRGRIAVHEVMAVSEEIERLAVGRASSAEIGRAAREQGMLTLREDGWEKARLGLTSVEEILRVVA; encoded by the coding sequence GTGGCGTCGATGACGGAAATCCTGATCCTGCACGGCCATCTGCCGATCGAGTATCTCGACACGGTGACGAGCGAGCCGACAGCCGATGAGGCCGCTGTGCGCGACCTGCTCGCGCGCGGCGCCATCAGCGCGACGCAGCTGGCCCGCGCCCGCGCAGCCCAGTCCGGCCTCCCGTTCGTGGAGCTCGGCGACTACCCGGTGGACCGCACCGCCGTCTCGCTGGTGACCGGCGCGATCTGCCGCCGCCACTCCGTCCTGCCGATCGGGACCGCCGACGGCACCGTGATCCTCGCGATGGCCGACCCGGGAAACGTGTTCGCCATCGACGACGTGCGCGCGGCCGCCCGGATGAACGTCGCCCCCGCCGTCGCGGAGCTCGGCGACCTGCTCACCGCGATCGACAGGTACATCCGCGCGGACGACGAGCTGAGCGACCTCACCACCACGCTCGAGGAGGAGTCGGCGACCCCGGACGATTCCAGCCTCACCATCGCCGAGTCGAGCGACGACGACGCCCCCATCGTCCGGTTCGTGAACCTGCTGGTGAGCCAGGCCATCCAGGATCACGCCTCCGACATCCACATCGAGCCGGCCGAGCACGACGTGCGCGTGCGGTACAGGATCGACGGGGTGCTGCACGCCATGCAGAGCGCGCCCAAGAGCATCCAGAACGGTGTCATCTCGCGCCTCAAGATCATGAGCGACATCGACATCGCCGAGCGGCGCAAACCGCAGGACGGCCGCATGTCGGTCGTGCACGGCGGCCGCCAGATCGACCTGCGCGTCGCGACGCTGCCGACGGTGTGGGGCGAGAAGGTCGTCATGCGCATCCTGGACAACACCAACACCGGGATGACGCTGCGCGACCTCAATCTGCTGGAGCGCAACTTCGAGACGTACCGAGCCTCCTATTCGAAGCCGTACGGGATGATCCTGGTCACCGGCCCGACCGGCTCCGGCAAGTCGACCACGCTGTACACGACGCTCAACGCCGTCGCGCGACCGGAGATCAACGTCATCACGGTCGAGGACCCGGTGGAGTACCGGATGGCGGGCATCAACCAGGTGCAAGTGAACCCGAAGGCGGGACTCACGTTCGCCAGCGCGCTCCGCAGCATCCTGCGCAGCGACCCGGATGTGGTCCTCCTCGGCGAGATCCGCGACCACGAGACGGCGCAGATCGCCATCGAGGCGTCGCTGACCGGCCACCTCGTGCTGTCGACCCTGCACACCAACGACGCCCCGAGCGCCGTAACCCGCCTCACCGAGATGGACATCGAGCCGTTCCTGGTGGGTTCCGCCCTGGACTGCGTGGTCGCCCAGCGTCTCGCGCGCAGGCTCTGCGACCGCTGCAAGCAGCCGGCCGTCTACTCGGTCGACGACCTGCAGCGGCTCCGGTTCCCGGTGTCCGCCGACCAGCAGCCGCCGCAGGTGTTCGTGCCCGTCGGCTGCCCCACCTGCTCGAACACGGGCTACCGGGGTCGCATCGCCGTGCACGAGGTGATGGCGGTGAGCGAGGAGATCGAGCGGCTCGCCGTCGGCCGGGCATCCAGTGCCGAGATCGGCCGGGCGGCACGGGAGCAGGGGATGCTCACCCTGCGCGAAGACGGCTGGGAGAAGGCCAGACTCGGCCTGACCTCGGTGGAAGAGATCCTGCGAGTGGTGGCCTAG
- a CDS encoding DNA-directed RNA polymerase subunit beta': protein MIDATTFDELRIGLATADDIRRWSYGEVKKPETINYRTLKPEKDGLFGEQIFGPSRDWECSCGKYKRVRFKGIVCERCGVEVTKSSVRRERMGHIELAAPVTHIWYFKGVPSRLGYLLDMAPKDLEKVIYFAAYMVIEVDEEGRHADMPGLENELRLEIKTLSDQRDSRIADRLQRLETDLAALEEEGAKADQKRRVKDTAEKEMGQIRKSYDEDIARLERVWESFRTLKVGDLKPEDADFNELVDRFGLYFEAYMGAEAIKRRLLAFDLAAEAELLRDQIANGKGQKKIRAIKRLRVVSSFLATGNSPAAMVLDVVPVIPPELRPMVQLDGGRFATSDLNDLYRRVINRNNRLRRLLDLGAPEIIVNNEKRMLQEAVDALFDNGRRGRPVTGTGNRALKSLSDMLKGKQGRFRQNLLGKRVDYSGRSVIIVGPQLKLHQCGLPKQMALELFKPFVIKRLIDLSHAQNIKAAKRMVERSRPQVWDVLEEIIRERPVLLNRAPTLHRLGIQAFEPQLVEGKAIQLHPLVCAAFNADFDGDQMAVHLPLSVEAQAEARILMLASNNILKPSDGRPVTLPSQDMIIGLHHLTTVREGAEGEGRAFSSVSEAILAKDQGSLHLNAKVKIRLEDYVPSDANETGTEGVTAIVETTLGRALFNEALPADYPFVDEVADKGVISSIVNALAERYPKVEVAAALDRIKDAGFYWATRSGVTVSLSDILTPPNKPQIVAGYEKKAAKVTAEFEKGLTTDLERRQELVKIWTEATNEVAEAMRANFPADNTINRMVTSGARGNWLQVRNIAGMRGLVNNPKGEIIPRPIISSYREGLSVAEYFIATHGARKGLADTALRTADSGYLTRRLVDVSQDVIIREDDCGTTKGLDLPIAEAGADGVLVRDANVENSVFARTLAADAVSPEGTVVAKAGDDVGDVLIDKLVAAGVTDIKVRSVLTCESAVGVCAACYGRSLATGKLVDIGEAVGIIAAQSIGEPGTQLTMRTFHTGGSASADDITQGLPRVQELFEARTPKGASPIAEAAGRITIEDTERSRKVILTPDNGDEPHVYPVLKRSTLLVEDGQHVELGTQIIVGAVDPKEVLRVKGVREVQKHLVGGVQGVYRSQGVPIHDKHIEVIVRQMLRKVTVVEHGDTDLLPGELVDRSKYNEVNRATLTEGKKTASARQEVMGITKASLATESWLSAASFQETTRVLTQAAMEGKSDPLIGLKENVIIGKLIPAGTGLARYRNVTVEATEEAKAERYPNRIFADDSAFSENDLSFVDFDSFSSDDYTPGTYN, encoded by the coding sequence TTGATCGACGCAACAACGTTCGATGAACTGCGTATCGGCCTGGCCACTGCTGACGACATCCGTCGTTGGTCGTACGGCGAGGTCAAGAAGCCCGAGACCATCAACTACCGCACGCTGAAGCCCGAGAAGGACGGCCTCTTCGGAGAGCAGATCTTCGGGCCGAGCCGTGACTGGGAGTGCTCGTGCGGTAAGTACAAGCGCGTGCGCTTCAAGGGCATCGTCTGTGAGCGCTGTGGCGTGGAGGTCACCAAGTCCTCCGTCCGCCGCGAGCGCATGGGCCACATCGAGCTCGCTGCTCCCGTGACCCACATCTGGTACTTCAAGGGTGTTCCCTCGCGCCTCGGCTACCTGCTCGACATGGCGCCGAAGGACCTCGAGAAGGTCATCTACTTCGCCGCATACATGGTGATCGAGGTCGACGAAGAGGGCCGTCACGCCGACATGCCCGGCCTTGAGAACGAGCTCCGTCTCGAGATCAAGACCCTGTCCGACCAGCGCGACAGCCGCATCGCGGACCGTCTGCAGCGCCTGGAGACCGACCTCGCCGCACTGGAGGAGGAAGGCGCCAAGGCCGACCAGAAGCGTCGCGTCAAGGACACGGCCGAGAAGGAAATGGGCCAGATCCGCAAGTCCTACGACGAGGACATCGCCCGTCTCGAGCGTGTGTGGGAGTCCTTCCGCACCCTCAAGGTCGGCGACCTCAAGCCGGAGGACGCGGACTTCAACGAGCTGGTCGACCGCTTCGGGCTGTACTTCGAGGCGTACATGGGAGCCGAGGCGATCAAGCGTCGCCTGCTCGCGTTCGACCTGGCCGCTGAGGCCGAGCTGCTCCGCGACCAGATCGCGAACGGCAAGGGACAGAAGAAGATCCGCGCGATCAAGCGTCTGCGCGTCGTCTCCTCGTTCCTCGCCACGGGCAACTCGCCTGCTGCGATGGTCCTGGATGTCGTCCCGGTCATCCCGCCGGAGCTGCGCCCGATGGTGCAGCTCGACGGTGGCCGCTTCGCGACCAGCGACCTGAACGACCTGTACCGCCGCGTGATCAACCGCAACAACCGTCTGCGTCGTCTGCTCGACCTCGGGGCTCCCGAGATCATCGTGAACAACGAGAAGCGGATGCTGCAGGAGGCCGTCGACGCACTGTTCGACAACGGCCGCCGCGGTCGTCCCGTCACCGGCACCGGCAACCGTGCCCTCAAGTCCCTCAGCGACATGCTGAAGGGCAAGCAGGGTCGTTTCCGTCAGAACCTGCTCGGAAAGCGCGTCGACTACTCCGGCCGTTCGGTCATCATCGTCGGCCCGCAGCTCAAGCTGCACCAGTGTGGTCTGCCCAAGCAGATGGCGCTGGAGCTGTTCAAGCCGTTCGTGATCAAGCGCCTGATCGACCTGAGCCACGCTCAGAACATCAAGGCGGCCAAGCGCATGGTCGAGCGTTCGCGTCCGCAGGTCTGGGACGTGCTCGAGGAGATCATCCGCGAGCGCCCCGTGCTGCTGAACCGTGCACCCACCCTGCACCGTCTCGGCATCCAGGCGTTCGAGCCTCAGCTCGTCGAGGGCAAGGCCATCCAGCTGCACCCGCTCGTGTGTGCCGCGTTCAACGCGGACTTCGACGGCGACCAGATGGCTGTCCACCTGCCGCTGTCGGTCGAGGCTCAGGCCGAGGCCCGCATCCTGATGCTCGCGTCGAACAACATCCTGAAGCCGTCGGACGGCCGTCCGGTCACCCTGCCCTCGCAGGACATGATCATCGGTCTGCACCACCTCACCACCGTGCGCGAAGGCGCCGAGGGCGAGGGGCGCGCGTTCTCGTCGGTCTCCGAGGCGATCCTCGCCAAGGACCAGGGTTCGCTGCACCTCAACGCCAAGGTCAAGATCCGTCTCGAGGACTACGTGCCCTCCGACGCGAACGAGACCGGCACCGAGGGTGTCACCGCCATCGTCGAGACGACCCTCGGCCGCGCCCTCTTCAACGAGGCGCTGCCGGCGGACTACCCGTTCGTCGACGAGGTCGCTGACAAGGGCGTGATCTCCTCGATCGTCAACGCCCTCGCGGAGCGCTACCCGAAGGTGGAGGTCGCAGCAGCACTGGACCGCATCAAGGACGCCGGTTTCTACTGGGCCACCCGGTCCGGTGTGACGGTGTCGCTGAGCGACATCCTGACGCCGCCGAACAAGCCGCAGATCGTTGCCGGCTACGAGAAGAAGGCCGCCAAGGTCACTGCCGAGTTCGAGAAGGGTCTCACGACCGACCTCGAGCGTCGTCAGGAACTGGTGAAGATCTGGACCGAAGCGACCAACGAGGTCGCAGAGGCCATGCGCGCCAACTTCCCAGCGGACAACACCATCAACCGCATGGTCACCTCCGGTGCCCGTGGTAACTGGCTGCAGGTGCGCAACATCGCCGGTATGCGTGGTCTGGTGAACAACCCGAAGGGTGAGATCATCCCCCGTCCGATCATTTCCTCGTACCGCGAGGGTCTGTCGGTGGCGGAGTACTTCATCGCGACGCACGGTGCCCGTAAGGGTCTGGCCGACACGGCTCTCCGTACGGCGGACTCGGGCTACCTGACGCGTCGTCTGGTGGACGTGTCGCAGGACGTCATCATCCGTGAGGACGACTGTGGCACGACCAAGGGTCTCGACCTTCCGATCGCCGAGGCCGGCGCCGACGGCGTGCTGGTGCGCGACGCGAACGTGGAGAACTCGGTGTTCGCCCGTACCCTCGCCGCCGACGCTGTCTCGCCGGAGGGAACCGTCGTGGCGAAGGCCGGTGACGACGTCGGAGACGTCCTCATCGACAAGCTGGTCGCCGCCGGTGTCACCGACATCAAGGTGCGCTCCGTGCTCACCTGTGAGTCGGCCGTCGGTGTGTGTGCGGCCTGCTACGGCCGCTCGCTCGCGACCGGAAAGCTCGTCGACATCGGAGAGGCCGTCGGCATCATCGCGGCCCAGTCGATCGGTGAGCCGGGAACCCAGCTGACCATGCGTACGTTCCACACCGGTGGTTCCGCATCCGCTGACGACATCACGCAGGGTCTTCCCCGCGTGCAGGAGCTGTTCGAAGCTCGTACCCCCAAGGGTGCTTCCCCGATCGCCGAGGCAGCAGGACGCATCACCATCGAGGACACGGAGCGCAGCCGCAAGGTCATCCTGACCCCGGACAACGGCGACGAGCCGCACGTCTACCCGGTGCTCAAGCGTTCGACCCTCCTCGTCGAGGACGGCCAGCACGTCGAGCTCGGAACGCAGATCATCGTCGGCGCCGTCGACCCGAAGGAAGTTCTTCGCGTCAAGGGTGTCCGTGAGGTGCAGAAGCACCTCGTCGGTGGTGTGCAGGGCGTCTACCGCTCGCAGGGTGTTCCGATCCACGACAAGCACATCGAGGTCATCGTCCGCCAGATGCTGCGCAAGGTCACCGTCGTCGAGCACGGCGACACCGACCTGCTGCCCGGCGAGCTGGTCGACCGCTCGAAGTACAACGAGGTCAACCGCGCCACTCTCACCGAGGGCAAGAAGACCGCGTCGGCTCGCCAGGAGGTCATGGGTATCACCAAGGCTTCCCTCGCGACCGAGTCGTGGCTGTCGGCCGCGTCCTTCCAGGAGACCACCCGCGTCCTGACGCAGGCGGCCATGGAGGGCAAGTCCGACCCGCTGATCGGCCTCAAGGAGAACGTCATCATCGGAAAGCTGATCCCGGCCGGTACCGGCCTGGCTCGCTACCGCAACGTGACGGTCGAGGCCACGGAAGAGGCGAAGGCGGAGCGGTACCCCAACCGCATCTTCGCCGACGACTCGGCCTTCAGCGAGAACGACCTGAGCTTCGTCGACTTCGACAGCTTCAGCTCGGACGACTACACCCCGGGAACGTACAACTAA
- the rpoB gene encoding DNA-directed RNA polymerase subunit beta, giving the protein MAAARNATNTDKTPKNGRNASRLSFAKITDTLTVPDLLALQTESFDWLVGNDAWKARVAEAQEQGRQDLPSNTGLEEIFEEISPIEDLGETMQLSFTNPFLEEKKYSIDECKEKGKTYSAPLYVEAEFMNHLTGEIKTQTVFMGDFPLMTEKGTFVINGTERVVVSQLVRSPGVYFERTPEKTSDKDIYSARVIPSRGAWLEFEIDKRDQVGVRIDRKRKQSVTVFLKALGLTSEEILSEFAGYQSIELTLEKDAILTKEEALKDIYRKLRPGEQVAAEAARALLDNFYFNPKRYDLAKVGRYKINRKLGLDAPLSDSVLTVQDILATIKYLVALHDGRTTFNGVRNGEPVEIRLDVDDIDHFGNRRIRAVGELIQNQVRTGLSRMERVVRERMTTQDIEAITPQTLINVRPVVAAIKEFFGTSQLSQFMDQNNPLAGLTHKRRLSALGPGGLSRERAGVEVRDVHPSHYGRMCPIETPEGPNIGLIGSLASFARINSFGFIETPYRKVVGGKVTDQIDYLTASEEDDYIVAQANAPLTADSHFAEDRVLARQKGGEVDLIPADEIGYMDVSPRQMVSVATSLIPFLEHDDANRALMGANMQRQAVPLVRSESPLVGTGMEGYAAIDAGDVLINDKAGVVSEVSADAVTIQLDEGGTKTYYLRKFDRSNQGTSYNHRVIVSEGDRIEAGEVIADGPATENGELALGKNLLVAFMPWEGHNYEDAIILSQNLVKDDTLSSIHIEEYEVDARDTKLGKEEITRDLPNVSPDLLADLDERGIIRIGAEVRPGDILVGKVTPKGETELSAEERLLRAIFNEKSREVRDTSLKVPHGEEGTIIGVKVFDSQDGDDELGSGVNQRVVVYIAQKRKITAGDKLAGRHGNKGVISKILPVEDMPFLADGTPVDVILNPLGVPGRMNFGQVLEIHLGWIAKNGWEVKGKPKWAAELPEAAFSAAPNTKVATPVFDGAKEEEIAGLLDSTTVTRDGDRLIGGSGKTQLFDGRSGEPYPDPVSVGYMYILKLHHLVDDKIHARSTGPYSMITQQPLGGKAQFGGQRFGEMEVWALEAYGAAYALQELLTIKSDDILGRVKVYEAIVKGENIQEPGIPESFKVLIKEMQSLCLNVEVLSADGQQVSLRDADDEAFRAAEELGINISSRFESSSIDEI; this is encoded by the coding sequence TTGGCTGCTGCGCGCAACGCAACCAACACTGACAAGACACCCAAGAACGGACGAAACGCATCTCGTCTCTCGTTCGCAAAGATCACTGACACCCTCACCGTTCCGGATCTGCTCGCACTGCAGACCGAGAGCTTCGACTGGCTGGTCGGAAACGACGCGTGGAAGGCTCGCGTCGCCGAAGCCCAGGAGCAGGGTCGACAGGATCTGCCGAGCAACACCGGTCTCGAGGAGATCTTCGAGGAGATCTCTCCCATCGAAGACCTCGGTGAGACGATGCAGCTCTCCTTCACCAACCCCTTCCTCGAAGAGAAGAAGTACTCGATCGACGAGTGCAAGGAGAAGGGTAAGACCTACTCCGCTCCTCTCTACGTCGAAGCCGAGTTCATGAATCACCTCACCGGTGAGATCAAGACGCAGACCGTCTTCATGGGCGACTTCCCCCTGATGACCGAGAAGGGCACCTTCGTCATCAACGGCACCGAGCGTGTCGTCGTGTCGCAGCTCGTCCGCAGCCCCGGCGTCTACTTCGAGCGCACGCCAGAGAAGACGTCCGACAAGGACATCTACTCTGCACGCGTCATCCCGAGCCGTGGTGCATGGCTCGAGTTCGAGATCGACAAGCGCGACCAGGTCGGTGTCCGCATCGACCGCAAGCGCAAGCAGTCGGTCACGGTGTTCCTCAAGGCCCTCGGCCTCACCTCCGAGGAGATCCTCTCGGAGTTCGCCGGGTACCAGTCGATCGAGCTCACGCTCGAGAAGGACGCCATCCTCACCAAGGAGGAGGCGCTCAAGGACATCTACCGCAAGCTGCGTCCGGGCGAGCAGGTCGCTGCCGAGGCTGCGCGTGCGCTCCTCGACAACTTCTACTTCAACCCGAAGCGCTACGACCTCGCGAAGGTCGGCCGTTACAAGATCAACCGCAAGCTCGGGCTCGACGCCCCGCTCAGCGACTCCGTGCTCACCGTCCAGGACATCCTGGCCACGATCAAGTACCTCGTCGCGCTGCACGACGGCCGCACCACCTTCAACGGCGTCCGCAACGGTGAGCCGGTCGAGATCCGTCTCGACGTCGACGACATCGACCACTTCGGCAACCGTCGCATCCGCGCCGTCGGCGAGCTCATCCAGAACCAGGTCCGCACGGGTCTGTCCCGCATGGAGCGCGTCGTCCGCGAGCGCATGACCACGCAGGACATCGAGGCCATCACGCCGCAGACCCTGATCAACGTGCGCCCCGTCGTCGCCGCGATCAAGGAGTTCTTCGGAACGAGCCAGCTGTCGCAGTTCATGGACCAGAACAACCCGCTCGCGGGTCTGACCCACAAGCGCCGCCTCTCGGCCCTCGGCCCCGGTGGTCTGAGCCGCGAGCGCGCCGGCGTCGAGGTCCGTGACGTCCACCCGTCGCACTACGGCCGCATGTGCCCGATCGAGACCCCGGAAGGCCCGAACATCGGCCTGATCGGTTCGCTCGCATCGTTCGCGCGGATCAACTCGTTCGGTTTCATCGAGACGCCGTACCGCAAGGTCGTCGGCGGCAAAGTCACCGACCAGATCGACTACCTCACGGCGAGCGAGGAGGACGACTACATCGTCGCCCAGGCCAACGCTCCGCTGACCGCTGACAGCCACTTCGCGGAAGACCGCGTCCTGGCACGTCAGAAGGGTGGAGAGGTCGACCTGATCCCCGCAGACGAGATCGGCTACATGGATGTGTCGCCGCGCCAGATGGTTTCTGTCGCGACCTCGCTCATCCCGTTCCTCGAGCACGACGACGCGAACCGCGCCCTCATGGGTGCGAACATGCAGCGTCAGGCTGTGCCGCTCGTCCGTTCGGAGAGCCCGCTCGTCGGAACCGGTATGGAGGGCTACGCGGCCATCGACGCCGGTGACGTGCTCATCAACGACAAGGCCGGAGTCGTGTCGGAGGTGTCGGCTGACGCCGTCACCATCCAGCTCGACGAGGGCGGCACGAAGACCTACTACCTGCGCAAGTTCGACCGCTCCAACCAGGGCACGTCGTACAACCACCGCGTCATCGTCTCCGAGGGCGACAGGATCGAAGCAGGCGAGGTCATCGCCGACGGCCCAGCCACCGAGAACGGTGAGCTGGCGCTCGGCAAGAACCTGCTCGTCGCGTTCATGCCGTGGGAGGGTCACAACTACGAGGACGCGATCATCCTGAGCCAGAACCTGGTGAAGGACGACACCCTCTCCTCGATCCACATCGAGGAGTACGAGGTCGACGCCCGCGACACCAAGCTGGGCAAGGAAGAGATCACCCGCGACCTGCCGAACGTCAGCCCGGACCTCCTGGCCGACCTCGACGAGCGCGGCATCATCCGCATCGGCGCCGAGGTTCGTCCCGGCGACATCCTGGTCGGAAAGGTCACGCCGAAGGGCGAGACCGAGCTCTCGGCCGAGGAGCGTCTGCTCCGCGCGATCTTCAACGAGAAGAGCCGCGAGGTGCGCGACACCTCGCTCAAGGTTCCCCACGGTGAAGAGGGCACGATCATCGGTGTCAAGGTCTTCGACTCGCAGGACGGCGACGACGAGCTCGGCTCCGGCGTCAACCAGCGTGTCGTGGTCTACATCGCCCAGAAGCGCAAGATCACCGCTGGTGACAAGCTCGCCGGCCGTCACGGCAACAAGGGTGTCATCTCCAAGATCCTGCCGGTCGAGGACATGCCGTTCCTCGCGGACGGAACCCCGGTCGACGTCATCCTCAACCCGCTGGGTGTCCCCGGTCGAATGAACTTCGGTCAGGTCCTCGAGATCCACCTCGGCTGGATCGCGAAGAACGGCTGGGAGGTCAAGGGCAAGCCGAAGTGGGCTGCAGAGCTCCCTGAGGCTGCGTTCTCCGCCGCCCCGAACACCAAGGTCGCCACCCCGGTGTTCGACGGTGCCAAGGAGGAGGAGATCGCCGGTCTGCTCGACTCGACCACCGTCACCCGTGACGGCGACCGGCTCATCGGCGGCTCCGGCAAGACCCAGCTGTTCGACGGCCGCTCCGGCGAGCCGTACCCTGACCCCGTTTCGGTCGGCTACATGTACATCCTGAAGCTGCACCACCTGGTCGACGACAAGATCCACGCGCGTTCGACCGGACCGTACTCGATGATCACCCAGCAGCCGCTCGGTGGTAAGGCGCAGTTCGGTGGACAGCGATTCGGTGAGATGGAGGTGTGGGCGCTCGAGGCATACGGTGCCGCGTACGCCCTGCAGGAGCTCCTGACCATCAAGTCGGATGACATCCTCGGTCGCGTCAAGGTCTACGAGGCAATCGTCAAGGGCGAGAACATCCAGGAGCCGGGCATCCCGGAGTCCTTCAAGGTCCTCATCAAGGAGATGCAGTCGCTGTGCCTGAACGTCGAGGTGCTCTCGGCCGACGGTCAGCAGGTCAGCCTGCGCGACGCGGACGACGAAGCGTTCCGCGCTGCGGAAGAGCTCGGCATCAACATCTCCTCGCGCTTCGAGTCGTCGTCGATCGACGAGATCTAA